In a genomic window of Flavobacterium lipolyticum:
- the idi gene encoding isopentenyl-diphosphate Delta-isomerase, protein MIEENVILVNQQDEQIGLMPKLEAHEKAMLHRAFSVFVLNDKNEIMLQQRAHQKYHSPLLWTNTCCSHQREGETNVQAGSRRLFEEMGFKTDLKELFHFIYKAPFDNGLTEHELDHVMIGYFNDDPAINTDEVEDWKWMKIEDVKEDIQQQPEIYTVWFKIIFDEFYHYLEDHKL, encoded by the coding sequence ATGATAGAAGAAAACGTAATACTAGTAAACCAACAGGATGAACAAATTGGCTTAATGCCAAAATTGGAAGCACATGAAAAAGCGATGTTGCATCGTGCTTTTTCGGTTTTTGTCTTAAATGATAAGAATGAAATAATGTTACAACAACGTGCTCATCAAAAATATCACTCACCTTTACTTTGGACAAATACATGCTGTAGTCATCAGCGTGAAGGAGAGACAAATGTCCAGGCCGGAAGCAGGAGACTTTTTGAGGAAATGGGGTTTAAGACAGATTTAAAGGAACTCTTTCACTTTATTTATAAAGCTCCTTTTGATAATGGCTTGACAGAACACGAGCTCGATCACGTTATGATTGGATATTTTAATGATGATCCGGCGATCAATACAGATGAAGTGGAGGATTGGAAATGGATGAAAATAGAAGATGTAAAAGAAGATATTCAACAACAGCCCGAAATTTATACCGTATGGTTTAAAATAATATTTGATGAATTTTATCATTATTTAGAAGACCATAAACTTTAA
- a CDS encoding ISAon1 family transposase translates to MGGFFGVNGKRLQRQYKKHLSSFNTWAPREHAHQWMIYPENMGTHLSIDEVALSQGELYTILTNKKFKGKKGCLVAIVAGTKADQVIEHIRKIDYKKRSFVKEITLDMANSMKLISKKCFPKAIQVTDRFHVQKLALEAVQEIRIKHRWEAMDFENQSILQAKLENKTYIPQLLPNGDSVKQLLARSRYLLYKSREKWTRSQEERAQMVFELYPDIKTAYNLNQQLRGIYNNYNDKHIAMTKLAHWYRNVEESGFKNFNILLNTITINYQSILNYFDNRSTNASAESFNAKIKAFRSQFRGVSNIDFFLFRLSNLFA, encoded by the coding sequence ATTGGAGGCTTTTTCGGGGTTAACGGAAAGAGACTCCAAAGACAATACAAAAAACATTTAAGCTCATTTAATACATGGGCTCCACGCGAACATGCGCACCAATGGATGATTTACCCTGAAAACATGGGCACTCATTTATCCATTGACGAGGTGGCTTTGTCTCAGGGGGAACTTTACACTATCCTGACCAACAAGAAATTCAAAGGCAAAAAAGGTTGCTTGGTAGCTATTGTTGCCGGAACTAAAGCAGACCAGGTTATAGAACACATCAGAAAGATTGATTACAAGAAAAGATCTTTTGTCAAAGAGATAACGCTCGATATGGCTAATTCCATGAAGCTAATCTCTAAGAAATGTTTTCCTAAAGCCATACAGGTTACAGATCGGTTCCATGTTCAAAAATTAGCGCTCGAAGCAGTACAAGAGATTAGAATCAAACATCGCTGGGAAGCTATGGACTTTGAGAATCAATCGATACTACAAGCCAAATTAGAAAACAAAACATACATTCCCCAGCTTTTACCTAACGGAGATTCTGTTAAACAGTTATTAGCCAGAAGCAGGTATCTACTTTATAAGTCTCGCGAAAAATGGACTCGGAGCCAAGAAGAAAGAGCACAAATGGTATTTGAACTATATCCTGACATTAAAACAGCTTACAATTTAAACCAACAGCTTCGAGGAATTTACAATAACTACAATGACAAACATATTGCCATGACCAAACTGGCACATTGGTATAGAAATGTAGAAGAATCAGGTTTTAAAAACTTTAATATTCTACTCAATACCATAACTATTAATTATCAGTCAATCTTAAACTATTTTGATAATAGAAGCACAAATGCTTCGGCAGAATCTTTCAATGCTAAAATAAAAGCTTTTAGAAGTCAATTTAGAGGAGTGAGCAATATAGATTTTTTCTTGTTCAGATTATCTAATCTTTTTGCTTAA
- the msrA gene encoding peptide-methionine (S)-S-oxide reductase MsrA: MKNLFLISLFALSINGFAQNSKTKSSSNPETITLGGGCYWCVEAVYENLAGVKSVVSGFSGGKVANPTYEEVCTGTTGHAEVVQITYDKSVTDINEIFKVFFTVHDPTTLNRQGADVGTQYRSVIFYKNDEQKKAAESIIAELNKAKVYSSPIVTKIEPFKVFYKAEDYHQNYYANNKNQPYCKMVIQPKIEKFEKVFKDKLKKK; the protein is encoded by the coding sequence ATGAAGAACTTATTCCTAATTAGTCTATTTGCATTGTCCATAAATGGATTTGCACAAAACAGCAAAACAAAAAGCTCCTCAAATCCGGAAACAATTACACTTGGAGGTGGCTGTTATTGGTGCGTTGAAGCCGTTTATGAAAATCTGGCAGGGGTAAAATCTGTAGTCTCCGGTTTTTCAGGAGGAAAAGTCGCTAATCCAACCTATGAAGAGGTTTGCACAGGAACAACGGGGCATGCCGAAGTAGTCCAGATTACTTACGATAAAAGCGTTACGGATATCAATGAAATTTTCAAAGTTTTCTTTACCGTTCACGATCCAACAACCTTAAACAGACAAGGGGCAGATGTTGGTACGCAATATCGATCTGTTATTTTTTACAAAAATGACGAACAAAAAAAGGCCGCAGAAAGTATTATTGCCGAACTGAACAAAGCAAAAGTCTACAGCAGCCCTATTGTAACAAAAATAGAACCCTTTAAAGTTTTTTACAAAGCTGAGGATTATCATCAAAATTATTATGCTAACAATAAGAACCAACCCTATTGTAAAATGGTCATTCAGCCCAAAATAGAAAAATTTGAAAAAGTTTTTAAAGACAAACTCAAAAAGAAATAA
- a CDS encoding DUF4369 domain-containing protein, producing the protein MKKSIIAFVALALLASCSKKESTDGLHLTGNIKGLKNGTLYIQRIVDTSLVAIDSIKIDGNSAFETNIKLESPEMLYLFLDRGVTNSLDNNVMFFAEPGNINIDTNLDNFIYGAKITGSKNQELYDEYKKINSRFNEESLAMVESRFKAVKRQDQKAIDSINTKQESNIKRKYLYATNFALNNKDHEIAPYIALAEIYDINVKFLDTIQKSMTPKVANSLYGKKLTKYVSDIKKEQQK; encoded by the coding sequence ATGAAAAAATCAATTATTGCTTTTGTTGCTCTTGCCCTATTGGCATCCTGCAGCAAAAAAGAATCAACTGACGGTTTGCACCTTACAGGAAACATAAAAGGATTAAAAAACGGAACTTTATATATTCAAAGAATCGTTGACACATCACTTGTTGCTATTGACAGCATTAAAATAGACGGAAATTCTGCATTTGAAACAAACATAAAACTGGAATCTCCTGAAATGTTATATTTATTCCTGGATCGCGGAGTAACCAATTCACTGGATAACAATGTTATGTTTTTCGCAGAACCTGGGAACATCAACATCGACACGAACCTTGATAATTTTATTTATGGTGCAAAAATTACCGGATCTAAAAATCAGGAATTGTACGATGAGTATAAAAAGATAAATTCCCGTTTTAATGAAGAAAGCCTTGCTATGGTAGAATCGAGATTTAAGGCTGTAAAAAGACAAGACCAGAAAGCCATTGACAGTATTAACACCAAACAGGAATCTAACATCAAAAGAAAGTATTTATACGCTACTAACTTTGCCCTAAACAACAAAGATCACGAAATCGCTCCTTACATTGCTTTAGCTGAGATTTACGATATCAATGTTAAGTTTTTGGACACGATTCAGAAATCAATGACACCAAAAGTAGCCAATTCATTATACGGTAAAAAACTAACAAAATACGTTTCCGACATCAAGAAAGAGCAACAAAAATAA
- a CDS encoding peroxiredoxin, giving the protein MSLKIGDIVPNFTAKDNHGEVFESQSVLGRKPLVIYFYPKDNTPGCTTEACSFRDQYEDFKDLGAEVIGISSDTVKSHHKFANKHQLPFILLSDQDKKLRHLFGVRNTLFGLLPGRVTYIIDKNGVVILIFDSMNAAKHIQKAMETIKELVL; this is encoded by the coding sequence ATGTCATTAAAAATAGGAGATATAGTTCCGAATTTTACTGCTAAAGATAATCATGGAGAAGTTTTCGAAAGCCAAAGTGTTTTGGGACGAAAGCCGCTCGTGATTTATTTTTACCCAAAAGACAATACACCGGGATGTACGACAGAAGCTTGTAGTTTTAGAGATCAATACGAAGATTTCAAGGACTTGGGCGCTGAAGTTATTGGTATAAGCAGTGATACTGTAAAGTCGCATCATAAATTTGCCAACAAACATCAATTGCCTTTTATACTATTGTCTGATCAGGATAAAAAATTACGACATCTTTTTGGGGTGCGTAACACACTATTTGGTCTTTTGCCGGGAAGAGTTACTTATATTATCGATAAGAATGGAGTAGTTATTCTGATTTTTGATAGTATGAATGCGGCAAAACACATTCAGAAAGCAATGGAAACGATTAAAGAGCTAGTATTGTAG
- a CDS encoding quinone oxidoreductase family protein yields MKALTFSSFGNSDVLEYIEIPNPQLKNDEILVEMKAIGLNFADVYRRKGNYHLKGTPPFIAGYEGAGIVTDPNNHPEYKVGDRVAFADVPFANAELVAVNINHVLPLPDTISFETAAAVLLQGLTAHYLATDSHKTVKDETVLIHAVAGGVGQILTQISKLLGAKVIGLTSSSEKAKVAFEQGADHVFLYNENWKSQVFEMTPKGVDVVYDSIGSTLTESFEVTKECGQVVFFGMAGGDPEPVDPRMLMDGSKTLTGGDLWSYLNSKEERIKRAMQLFHWISDRKIKLSEPTSFKLSEGKLAHDYLESRKSTGKIILIP; encoded by the coding sequence ATGAAAGCACTTACCTTTTCTTCTTTCGGAAATTCTGATGTTTTGGAATACATTGAAATTCCGAATCCACAATTAAAAAACGATGAGATTTTAGTCGAAATGAAAGCCATCGGATTAAACTTTGCCGATGTTTACAGACGAAAAGGGAACTATCATTTAAAAGGAACCCCTCCTTTTATTGCCGGTTACGAAGGTGCCGGAATTGTAACAGACCCTAACAATCATCCCGAATACAAAGTTGGTGATCGCGTAGCTTTCGCCGATGTTCCTTTTGCAAATGCAGAATTAGTCGCGGTAAACATCAACCACGTTTTACCTTTACCCGATACGATTTCTTTTGAAACTGCAGCAGCTGTTTTACTACAAGGTTTAACAGCGCATTACTTAGCAACCGACAGTCACAAAACCGTAAAAGATGAAACAGTATTGATTCACGCTGTAGCCGGGGGAGTTGGACAAATTCTAACACAAATCAGCAAACTTTTAGGCGCAAAAGTAATTGGCTTGACTTCATCTTCAGAAAAAGCAAAAGTAGCATTTGAACAAGGTGCTGATCATGTCTTCCTTTACAACGAAAACTGGAAATCGCAAGTCTTCGAAATGACTCCAAAAGGCGTCGATGTTGTTTATGACAGTATCGGAAGCACTTTAACTGAGAGTTTTGAAGTTACGAAAGAATGCGGACAAGTTGTTTTCTTCGGAATGGCAGGCGGTGATCCGGAACCGGTAGACCCGAGAATGTTAATGGACGGTTCTAAAACTTTAACCGGGGGAGATTTATGGAGCTATTTAAATTCCAAAGAAGAAAGAATCAAAAGAGCAATGCAATTGTTCCACTGGATTTCTGACAGAAAAATCAAACTTTCCGAACCAACTTCTTTCAAATTATCAGAAGGAAAACTAGCCCACGATTATCTCGAAAGCCGAAAAAGCACCGGAAAAATTATTCTGATTCCTTAA
- a CDS encoding ISAon1 family transposase N-terminal region protein, with amino-acid sequence MTPIELLKFMLPDFLIEYFEVVSTTNTEEVLHLYFEEKIKPPQEFNSFELISKGFLDEITIQDFPLRGKFVYLHIKRRRWTNKTNGEIIKRDWTLVAKGTRMTQEFATFLKEINR; translated from the coding sequence ATGACACCTATAGAGCTTTTAAAATTTATGCTTCCTGATTTTTTAATAGAATACTTTGAAGTAGTTTCTACCACTAACACAGAAGAAGTATTGCATCTGTATTTTGAAGAAAAAATAAAACCTCCACAAGAGTTTAATTCTTTTGAATTGATTTCTAAGGGGTTTCTTGATGAGATTACTATTCAGGATTTTCCATTAAGAGGTAAATTTGTGTATTTACACATCAAAAGACGCCGTTGGACTAATAAAACCAATGGAGAAATCATCAAAAGAGATTGGACTTTAGTTGCTAAAGGAACTCGCATGACTCAGGAGTTTGCGACTTTTTTAAAAGAAATTAATAGATAA
- a CDS encoding DUF6630 family protein has translation MKNFFSNFFGRNNNPESIVSFDVLDSIYTYLQNESSRVDFKMKGIHDTVSATMYSFPDSFDHEEGRAEVKKSGFKNSHEVLNELYKKVNIAPLSDDEMLEEPVCNYLHIEFYSEPSLEMKKHLKHVLQNFIIFFCCTNSMETNDFRLLYSNSYFYDYTKGFLEAEPIDIEAPKNQLQEIGFNDFKTVLQGICEYMGIELAPTVIRPSAESLMPDEVSVGYFREFLQLLSRGDMEEELLKDQSQTLFDNFGLEEEDEEYDYEFDFFEGINSWHSDWKFDPEDAEYFISEMIGEDFTFEYPEETYSHDLFPYIQEELAKQDLELMSYDTQGDSYLFFVANKKDVTRLLELSEITEMGIDRLI, from the coding sequence ATGAAAAACTTCTTTTCTAACTTCTTTGGAAGAAATAACAATCCGGAATCAATCGTTTCTTTTGATGTTCTGGATTCTATCTATACTTATCTGCAAAATGAGTCAAGTCGAGTGGATTTTAAAATGAAAGGAATTCACGACACAGTTTCTGCAACGATGTATTCTTTTCCGGATTCATTTGATCATGAAGAAGGCAGGGCTGAAGTAAAAAAGAGCGGATTTAAAAATTCGCATGAAGTTTTAAACGAATTGTATAAAAAGGTGAATATTGCTCCACTTTCTGATGATGAAATGCTGGAGGAACCTGTTTGCAATTATCTTCATATTGAGTTTTACTCGGAGCCTTCATTAGAGATGAAAAAACATTTGAAGCACGTTTTGCAAAATTTTATTATCTTCTTTTGTTGTACCAATAGTATGGAGACGAATGATTTTAGGCTGCTGTATTCAAACAGTTATTTTTATGACTATACTAAAGGATTTTTGGAAGCCGAACCAATTGATATCGAAGCGCCAAAGAATCAACTGCAAGAAATAGGTTTTAACGATTTCAAAACAGTACTTCAGGGAATTTGCGAATACATGGGCATCGAGTTGGCACCAACAGTTATTCGTCCTTCTGCCGAAAGTTTAATGCCGGATGAGGTTTCAGTCGGGTATTTTAGAGAGTTTTTGCAATTGCTTTCTCGAGGAGATATGGAAGAAGAGTTATTGAAAGATCAGTCTCAGACGCTTTTTGATAACTTTGGATTGGAGGAAGAGGATGAAGAATATGATTACGAATTCGACTTTTTTGAAGGAATAAATTCCTGGCACAGCGACTGGAAATTTGATCCGGAAGATGCTGAATATTTCATCTCAGAAATGATTGGTGAAGATTTTACTTTTGAATATCCTGAAGAAACGTACAGTCATGATTTGTTTCCGTATATTCAAGAGGAATTGGCAAAACAAGATTTAGAATTAATGAGTTACGATACGCAAGGTGATAGTTATTTGTTTTTTGTAGCTAACAAAAAGGATGTAACCCGACTATTAGAATTGTCCGAAATAACCGAAATGGGAATTGACAGGTTGATTTAA
- a CDS encoding 6-pyruvoyl trahydropterin synthase family protein, whose translation MKVTISRKAHFNAAHRLYRKDWTFEKNDAVFGKCNNPNFHGHNYGLTVSVTGKIDPETGFVLDVKVLADIIREEVEIPFDHKNLNLDVPEFQDLNPTAEHIAVVIWNKIKKRIQPDFDLEIVLNETDRNFVTYKGEE comes from the coding sequence ATGAAAGTAACCATATCTAGAAAAGCACATTTTAATGCTGCACATCGATTGTACAGGAAAGATTGGACATTTGAAAAGAACGATGCCGTTTTTGGAAAATGCAATAACCCCAATTTTCATGGTCATAATTATGGTTTAACAGTAAGTGTTACAGGAAAAATTGACCCCGAAACCGGTTTTGTTCTGGATGTGAAAGTATTAGCGGATATCATACGTGAAGAAGTAGAGATTCCGTTCGATCACAAAAACCTGAATCTGGATGTTCCGGAATTTCAGGATTTGAATCCAACAGCGGAGCATATTGCTGTTGTGATATGGAATAAAATTAAAAAGAGAATTCAACCCGATTTCGATTTAGAAATTGTTTTGAATGAAACCGACCGCAATTTTGTAACTTATAAAGGAGAAGAATAA
- the msrB gene encoding peptide-methionine (R)-S-oxide reductase MsrB, producing the protein MKTKTQFLSLCFLIPLFILQACGQNAKKQNTTTTAMENKISKPGNPYYSNTDTTKLNVSNAEWKKVLPEDVYAVMREADTERPFTGKYWKTDEKGTYYCASCGNKLFRSGAKFASSCGWPSFFEQDNKKSVVYKNDNSLGMERIEALCGRCSGHLGHLFDDGPPPTGKRYCMNSIALDFIPDTK; encoded by the coding sequence ATGAAAACAAAAACTCAATTTCTCAGCCTTTGCTTTTTAATTCCGCTCTTTATACTACAAGCATGCGGGCAAAATGCAAAAAAACAAAATACAACAACGACGGCCATGGAAAACAAAATCAGCAAGCCCGGAAATCCTTATTATTCCAATACCGACACAACTAAACTCAACGTCAGCAATGCCGAATGGAAAAAAGTACTCCCTGAAGATGTTTATGCTGTAATGCGCGAAGCGGACACCGAAAGACCTTTCACCGGAAAATACTGGAAAACAGATGAAAAAGGAACTTATTATTGCGCTTCCTGCGGCAATAAACTTTTTCGCTCGGGAGCTAAATTTGCCAGCAGCTGCGGATGGCCCAGTTTCTTCGAACAAGACAACAAAAAAAGCGTTGTTTACAAAAATGACAACTCCCTTGGTATGGAAAGAATTGAAGCACTATGCGGACGTTGCAGCGGACACTTAGGTCATTTATTTGATGACGGACCTCCACCAACCGGAAAACGCTACTGCATGAATTCGATTGCACTTGACTTTATTCCCGATACTAAATAA